The sequence GTTGTTCATGACGGACTGGTTGACCGCTCGATCCTCGCGTTGATCCCCGCGACGGCGCGGCTTATTTCTGTGGCAAAGCAGCGCAGCAAGCACACGTTGCCGCAAGACGAGATTAACGCACTGCTTATCCGCGAAGCGCTCGCTGGACGCGACGTAGTGCGCCTCAAAGGCGGTGACCCCTTCATCTTCGGACGCGGCGGTGAGGAAATGGAAGACTGCCACGCGGCAGGTGTCCGCGTCGAAGTGGTGCCGGGCATTACCGCAGCAAGCGGTGCGGCAGCAGCCTCTGGGATCGCCCTTACCCATCGCGACAGCGCGAGTATCGTCAGCTTTGTGGCTGGCCAGTGCAAAGGACTGTCCGATCAAGATTGGGCCGGACTTGCAGGCAAAGGCCGCACGCTTGTCATCTATATGGGCGTCAAAACCGCGCCGCAGATTGCTGAAAAGCTGATGGGTGACGGCCTTGCGCCCGACATGCCAGTCGCCATCATCGAAAATGCAGCGCGTCCGCAAATGCGGGTACTGCGCGGCCCGCTCGCGGCCCTACCTGACTTGGTGGTGCAGCATAGCGTGGTCAGCCCAGCCCTAATCGTAATCGGCGAAGTCACCGCGCGGGCGAATGCCTCTGTCGCGCAAATCGCCCTGGAGGCTGCAGCATGAAAATCATTACCGGAAACGACCTCGAAAGCGGGGCAGTCACTTGGTGGGATGGCCAAGGCTGGTCACTCCATGTCGAAGACGCCGCTGACGCTGGCGACGAGGCAGAGGCCATTCTCGCCCGCGAGGAAGCCGCCCGCCGCATCAACGCCCCCTACATTATCGAAGGCGATGCCGGTCCTGACGGCTATCCGCGCCCGGCCCATGTGAAGGACCGGATCCGCGGCCTTGGCCCGACAGTGCGCCTCGACCTGACACTCAAGCCCGGCGACGAAGCTGCCGCCCGCGAGGTAATTTAAATGTATCAATATGATAAATTCGACCAGCAGATGGTCGATACACGCGTTGCGGAATTCCGTGACCAAGTCGAACGCCGCCTCGCCGGCAAGCTGACCGAGGACCAGTTCAAGCCATTGCGGCTGATGAACGGCCTCTATCTCCAACTGCACGCCTATATGCTGCGTGTTGCCATTCCCTATGGCACGCTGAGCGGCGCGCAGATGCATGTTCTGGCCGACATTGCGGATAAATATGACCGCGGTTACGGGCATTTTACCACCCGCCAAAACATCCAATACAACTGGATCAAACTGGCCGAGGCACCTGATCTGCTCGAAGATCTTGCCAAAGCCGAAATGCACGCCATCCAGACGAGCGGAAACTGCATCCGGAACATCAGTTCCGACCACTTTGCCGGTGCCGCTGCGGATGAGGTAGCAGACCCCCGCCCCTATGCCGAATTGCTTCGCCAGTGGTCGAGCTTCCATCCAGAATTCAGCTACTTGCCCCGCAAGTTCAAATTCGCCGTGATCGCCAGCGAAGAAGATCGCGCAGCGATGCGATTGCATGACATCGGCATCCGCATCGTCAAGAACGACGCGGGCGAACTGGGCGCGGCATTCTACGTCGGCGGCGGCATGGGCCGCACACCCATGATTGCACCGTTAGTCCGCGATTTCGTACCGCTTGATCAGCTAGTAACTTATGCCGAGGCCTGCCTGCGCGTCTACAATCGCTACGGCCGCCGCGACAATAAGTACAAAGCGCGGATCAAGATCCTCGTTCATGAAATCGGCAAGGAGGAATACACCCGCCAAGTCGAGGAAGAGTTCACGCTTCTGCTTCAGCAAAACATCGAACCACCCATCGCAGAGCTGGAGCGGATCAAGACGTTCTTCGGTGACCCCGGCTACGATCAGGACGCAGGCAGCGAAATCGACCGCTCCGATCCCGACTTCGCGCTGTGGGTCGATGCCAACACCAAGGCGCACAAGCAGCCGGGCTACGTCAGCGCAGTAATCAGCCTGAAGCCTGTCGGCGGGATTCCTGGCGATGCAACAACCGCCCAGATGCATCTGATGGGCGATCTGGCGACACGCTACAGCTTCGACGAAGCACGCGTGACACATACACAGAACATCGTTTTACCGCATGTGAAGATAACTGACCTCCACGCATTGTGGACCGAGCTCGACGCGGCCGGCATTGGCACAGCAAACCTTGACCAGATCGGCGACATCATCGCGTGTCCCGGCCTCGATTATTGCAGCCTCGCCAATGCGCGTTCCATCCCCATCGCACAGCAAATTTCCGAACGCTTCGCGAAGAACGGTAAGGGCGATACGCTGGGTGAGTTGAAGTTGAAAATTTCCGGCTGCATCAATGCCTGCGGGCATCACCACGCGGGTCACATCGGCATTCTCGGCGTCGACCGTAAAGGCGTCGAAAACTACCAGCTTTTGCTCGGCGGAAGCGAGGCCGAGGACACTTCGCTTGCCAAGATCACCGGCCCCGGCTTCGACGAAGCCGGCATTGTCGACGCGGTAGAAACCGCCGCAGACGTCTATCTCGCCGCACGCGAGGGAGAGGAGCGGTTCATCGACACCTATCGCCGTATCGGCATGGCTCCGTTCAAGGAGGCGCTTTATGGTTGAGCTGCTGCGTTTGCGCAAAGACGAAGCCCACGGCGAACCAGCCGTCACGGTCGAGGCTTTCCTCGGTCAGACCAACGCGGGTGCCGTCCGCATTGAACCGGGCGAGGATAGCCGCGACCTGATCGCCCATCTGGACCGGATTCGCTTGGTTGAAGTGAACTTCCCGGTGTTCGGCGACGGGCGCGGCTATTCCGCAGCCCGCATTTTGCGCGAAGCTGGCTTCACAGGCGAGATACGTGCCGTTGGCGACGTGTTGGTGGACCAAATCGCTTATATGCATCGCTGCGGCTTCGATGCCTTTGCGCCAGATGCGCCGCTGGATGAAGACGATGTAAAAACTGCTCTAGGCCGCTGGGATGAGGTTTATCAGCCTACAACCGATGGCCGTCAGCCAATCTGGGCTCAACGCCATGAATGATATGACGCGGGTGCGCGACACGATCGATACTGGCGCGCGCTTTTCGGAAGCCGACGCCATTCGCCTGAACCGCATGTTTCGCGGCTCTGATACGCTAGATGTTATGCGCGCCGTTCTGAAAGATAGCTTGGCAGGTGAAGTCGCGACCGTATCCAGCTTCGGCGCCGAAAGCGCTGTCCTGCTGCACCTGATCGCACAGATCGCGCCGGACACACCTGTCATCTTCCTCGATACCGAGAAGCATTTTCCCGAAACACTGGCTTACCGCGACGCGCTGGTGGAAAAGCTCGGCCTGACCAATCTCCGAGTTCTGAAGCCCGATACAGAGACGGTCACCGAC comes from Altererythrobacter sp. ZODW24 and encodes:
- the cobA gene encoding uroporphyrinogen-III C-methyltransferase; translated protein: MENTSSLGIVYLVGAGPGDPDLLTMRAARLLGNAQLVVHDGLVDRSILALIPATARLISVAKQRSKHTLPQDEINALLIREALAGRDVVRLKGGDPFIFGRGGEEMEDCHAAGVRVEVVPGITAASGAAAASGIALTHRDSASIVSFVAGQCKGLSDQDWAGLAGKGRTLVIYMGVKTAPQIAEKLMGDGLAPDMPVAIIENAARPQMRVLRGPLAALPDLVVQHSVVSPALIVIGEVTARANASVAQIALEAAA
- a CDS encoding DUF2849 domain-containing protein; this translates as MKIITGNDLESGAVTWWDGQGWSLHVEDAADAGDEAEAILAREEAARRINAPYIIEGDAGPDGYPRPAHVKDRIRGLGPTVRLDLTLKPGDEAAAREVI
- a CDS encoding nitrite/sulfite reductase — translated: MYQYDKFDQQMVDTRVAEFRDQVERRLAGKLTEDQFKPLRLMNGLYLQLHAYMLRVAIPYGTLSGAQMHVLADIADKYDRGYGHFTTRQNIQYNWIKLAEAPDLLEDLAKAEMHAIQTSGNCIRNISSDHFAGAAADEVADPRPYAELLRQWSSFHPEFSYLPRKFKFAVIASEEDRAAMRLHDIGIRIVKNDAGELGAAFYVGGGMGRTPMIAPLVRDFVPLDQLVTYAEACLRVYNRYGRRDNKYKARIKILVHEIGKEEYTRQVEEEFTLLLQQNIEPPIAELERIKTFFGDPGYDQDAGSEIDRSDPDFALWVDANTKAHKQPGYVSAVISLKPVGGIPGDATTAQMHLMGDLATRYSFDEARVTHTQNIVLPHVKITDLHALWTELDAAGIGTANLDQIGDIIACPGLDYCSLANARSIPIAQQISERFAKNGKGDTLGELKLKISGCINACGHHHAGHIGILGVDRKGVENYQLLLGGSEAEDTSLAKITGPGFDEAGIVDAVETAADVYLAAREGEERFIDTYRRIGMAPFKEALYG
- a CDS encoding DUF934 domain-containing protein — encoded protein: MVELLRLRKDEAHGEPAVTVEAFLGQTNAGAVRIEPGEDSRDLIAHLDRIRLVEVNFPVFGDGRGYSAARILREAGFTGEIRAVGDVLVDQIAYMHRCGFDAFAPDAPLDEDDVKTALGRWDEVYQPTTDGRQPIWAQRHE